In one window of Agromyces badenianii DNA:
- the valS gene encoding valine--tRNA ligase, whose translation MTDTARIPDKPALEGLESVWGGAWEREGTYRFDRASATRECIYSIDTPPPTASGSLHIGHVFSYTHTDVVARFQRMRGKSVFYPMGWDDNGLPTERRVQNYYGVRCDPTLAYVEGFVPPFEGGDGKSTKAADQLPISRRNFIELCERLTIEDEQQFEALWRQLGLSVDWTQTYRTIGEESLFASQLAFVRNVERGEAYQALAPTLWDVTFRTAVAQAELEDREQQGHYHRVSFHAPDGGVVEIETSRPELIPACVALVAHPDDERYQPLFGTTVTTPVFGVEVPVLAHHLAQKDKGTGIAMICTFGDITDVVWWRELDLPNRAIIGFDGRVIADAPEAITSEAGQAAFAELAGKTSFSAKQAVVQLLRDSGDLLADPKAITHPVKFFEKGDKPLEIVSTRQWYIKNGARDEALRERLLAHGREIDWHPDFMRVRYDNWVGGLSGDWLVSRQRFFGVPIPVWYPLDASGDPKFDEPIVATREMLPVDPSSAAAPGFDESQRGVAGGFIGEHDVMDTWATSSLTPQLAGGWERDPELFELVFPYSLRPQGQDIIRTWLFSTTLRAELEHGVTPWANAAISGFIVDPDRKKMSKSKGNVVTPAGLLDQHGSDAVRYWAASSRLGTDAAFDPQNPTQVKIGRRLAIKVLNAAKFILGFEGRADAPVTVPVDRSMLAELAVVVDRATRALEAYDHARALELSETFFWTFCDDYLELVKERAYGAASREQASAVAALKTALDVLLRLFAPVIPFATEEAWRWSHDGSVHRAAWPTVDDLAARGEAGVELLELAGLALTGIRRAKTDVKASQKTPVSSAAIAAPAATIALLESVASDLRAVGRIAELGFVEAESFEVRDVVFEATSE comes from the coding sequence ATGACCGACACCGCGCGCATTCCCGACAAGCCCGCCCTCGAAGGCCTCGAATCGGTCTGGGGAGGCGCTTGGGAGCGCGAGGGCACCTACCGGTTCGACCGCGCATCGGCGACCCGCGAGTGCATCTACTCGATCGACACCCCGCCGCCGACCGCCTCGGGTTCGCTCCACATCGGCCACGTGTTCTCGTACACGCACACCGACGTCGTGGCGCGCTTCCAGCGCATGCGCGGCAAGAGCGTCTTCTATCCCATGGGCTGGGACGACAACGGCCTGCCGACCGAGCGCCGCGTGCAGAACTACTACGGCGTGCGCTGCGACCCGACGCTCGCCTACGTCGAGGGCTTCGTGCCGCCGTTCGAGGGCGGCGACGGCAAGTCGACGAAGGCGGCCGACCAGCTGCCGATCAGCCGTCGCAACTTCATCGAGCTCTGCGAACGCCTGACCATCGAAGACGAGCAGCAGTTCGAGGCGCTGTGGCGCCAGCTCGGCCTCTCCGTCGACTGGACGCAGACGTACCGCACGATCGGCGAGGAGTCGCTGTTCGCCTCGCAGCTCGCCTTCGTGCGCAACGTCGAACGAGGCGAGGCCTATCAGGCGCTCGCGCCGACACTGTGGGATGTCACGTTCCGCACGGCCGTCGCGCAGGCCGAGCTCGAAGACCGCGAGCAGCAGGGCCACTACCACCGCGTCTCCTTCCACGCGCCCGACGGCGGCGTCGTCGAGATCGAGACGAGTCGCCCCGAACTGATCCCCGCGTGCGTGGCCCTCGTCGCCCACCCCGACGACGAGCGCTACCAGCCGCTCTTCGGCACCACGGTGACGACCCCGGTCTTCGGCGTCGAGGTGCCCGTGCTCGCGCACCACCTCGCCCAGAAAGACAAGGGCACCGGCATCGCCATGATCTGCACCTTCGGTGACATCACCGACGTGGTGTGGTGGCGCGAACTCGACCTGCCCAACCGCGCGATCATCGGCTTCGACGGCCGTGTCATCGCAGACGCGCCCGAGGCGATCACCTCCGAGGCGGGGCAGGCCGCGTTCGCCGAGCTCGCCGGCAAGACGAGCTTCTCGGCGAAGCAGGCCGTCGTGCAGCTGCTCCGCGACTCCGGCGACCTGCTCGCCGACCCGAAGGCGATCACCCACCCGGTGAAGTTCTTCGAGAAGGGCGACAAGCCCCTCGAGATCGTCTCGACCCGCCAGTGGTACATCAAGAACGGCGCCCGAGACGAGGCACTGCGCGAGCGCCTGCTCGCCCACGGCCGCGAGATCGACTGGCACCCCGACTTCATGCGGGTTCGGTACGACAACTGGGTCGGCGGCCTCTCGGGCGACTGGCTCGTGTCGCGCCAGCGCTTCTTCGGCGTGCCCATCCCGGTCTGGTACCCGCTCGATGCGTCCGGCGACCCGAAATTCGACGAGCCGATCGTCGCGACCCGGGAGATGCTGCCGGTCGACCCATCGTCGGCGGCCGCACCCGGCTTCGACGAGTCGCAGCGCGGCGTGGCCGGCGGGTTCATCGGCGAGCACGACGTCATGGACACCTGGGCGACCTCCTCCCTCACCCCCCAGCTCGCGGGCGGTTGGGAGCGCGACCCCGAGCTCTTCGAACTCGTCTTCCCGTACTCCCTACGCCCGCAGGGCCAAGACATCATCCGCACCTGGCTCTTCTCGACGACCCTCCGGGCCGAGCTCGAGCACGGTGTGACACCGTGGGCGAACGCCGCGATCTCGGGCTTCATCGTCGACCCCGACCGCAAGAAGATGTCGAAGTCCAAGGGCAACGTCGTGACCCCGGCAGGCCTCCTCGACCAGCACGGCTCCGACGCGGTGCGCTACTGGGCGGCATCCTCGCGCCTCGGCACCGACGCGGCGTTCGATCCGCAGAATCCCACGCAGGTCAAGATCGGCCGCCGCCTCGCCATCAAGGTGCTGAACGCCGCGAAGTTCATCCTCGGCTTCGAGGGGCGAGCGGATGCCCCGGTGACCGTGCCCGTCGACCGCAGCATGCTCGCCGAACTCGCCGTGGTCGTCGACCGGGCGACTCGCGCACTCGAGGCCTACGACCACGCGCGTGCCCTCGAGCTGAGCGAGACCTTCTTCTGGACCTTCTGCGACGACTACCTCGAACTCGTGAAGGAGCGCGCCTACGGCGCCGCGAGCCGCGAGCAGGCCTCGGCTGTCGCCGCCCTCAAGACCGCGCTCGACGTGCTGCTGCGGCTCTTCGCGCCGGTCATCCCGTTCGCCACGGAAGAGGCGTGGCGCTGGTCGCACGACGGTTCCGTGCACCGCGCGGCGTGGCCGACGGTCGACGACCTCGCGGCCCGCGGCGAGGCCGGCGTCGAGCTCCTCGAGCTGGCCGGCCTCGCGCTGACCGGCATCCGGCGCGCGAAGACCGACGTCAAGGCATCGCAGAAGACGCCGGTCTCGAGCGCCGCGATCGCGGCGCCGGCCGCGACGATCGCCCTGCTGGAGTCGGTCGCATCAGATCTGCGTGCGGTGGGGCGCATCGCCGAGCTCGGCTTCGTCGAAGCCGAGTCGTTCGAAGTCCGCGACGTCGTCTTCGAGGCGACATCGGAATAG
- a CDS encoding GNAT family N-acetyltransferase: MSYEIRSAGDDDFFGWLPLFEAYCRFYETELDDAKALIVWNWIRDEAEPLQAALAVDDDGRPVGLAHFRPVPHSLTATRGMHLDDLYVDEGVRGSGVGRALIEYVHARAAEIGHGGVSWITADDNTGAQQLYDRLAQRTSWVTYEMDA; encoded by the coding sequence ATGAGCTACGAGATCCGATCGGCCGGTGACGACGACTTCTTCGGATGGCTGCCGCTCTTCGAGGCGTACTGCCGCTTCTACGAGACCGAGCTCGACGACGCCAAGGCGCTGATCGTCTGGAACTGGATCCGTGACGAGGCCGAGCCGCTTCAGGCCGCACTGGCGGTCGACGACGACGGCCGCCCGGTGGGGCTCGCGCACTTCCGCCCCGTGCCGCACTCGCTGACCGCGACCCGCGGCATGCACCTCGACGACCTGTACGTCGACGAGGGCGTGCGCGGTTCCGGAGTCGGGCGGGCGCTCATCGAGTACGTGCACGCACGCGCGGCCGAGATCGGCCACGGCGGCGTCAGCTGGATCACCGCCGACGACAACACCGGGGCGCAGCAGTTGTACGACCGGCTCGCGCAACGCACCAGCTGGGTGACGTACGAGATGGACGCCTGA
- a CDS encoding methyltransferase domain-containing protein produces the protein MSTDRPEAPRDEYTHGHHESVLRMHSWRTVENSAAYLAPHLREGARVLDVGSGPGTITLDLARRVRPGGVIGIDASAEVVARAAGLARSEGVANVEFAVGDAYALDFDDDTFDVVHAHQVLQHLSRPVEALREFRRVTKRGGVVAARDVDYGGVIWNPPSPGLTRWLELYHSVHEWNGGEADAGRRLKGWAREAGFTDIAATGTAWVFATDLEREWWGGSWAERATESQFAAHAIESGHSNVEELRRVAEAWRAWAADADGWLLMPHGEIIARA, from the coding sequence ATGAGCACGGATCGGCCCGAAGCCCCGCGAGACGAGTACACGCACGGCCATCACGAGAGCGTGCTGCGGATGCACTCGTGGCGCACCGTCGAGAACTCGGCGGCGTATCTCGCTCCGCACCTGCGCGAGGGCGCACGAGTGCTCGACGTGGGCAGCGGTCCCGGCACCATCACCCTCGACCTCGCCCGCCGGGTGCGCCCCGGCGGGGTCATCGGCATCGACGCGTCGGCCGAGGTGGTCGCCCGGGCTGCGGGGCTCGCCCGGAGCGAGGGCGTGGCGAACGTCGAGTTCGCGGTGGGCGACGCGTACGCGCTCGACTTCGATGACGACACCTTCGATGTCGTGCACGCCCACCAGGTGCTGCAGCACCTGAGCCGGCCGGTCGAGGCGCTCCGCGAGTTCCGCCGGGTGACGAAACGCGGCGGGGTCGTCGCGGCTCGCGACGTCGATTACGGCGGCGTGATCTGGAACCCGCCTTCGCCGGGACTCACGCGCTGGCTCGAGCTGTACCACTCGGTGCACGAGTGGAACGGCGGCGAGGCCGACGCCGGACGCCGGCTGAAGGGATGGGCACGCGAGGCCGGATTCACCGACATCGCCGCGACCGGCACCGCCTGGGTGTTCGCAACCGACCTCGAACGCGAGTGGTGGGGCGGATCATGGGCCGAACGTGCGACCGAGTCGCAGTTCGCCGCGCACGCGATCGAATCCGGTCACTCGAACGTGGAGGAACTGCGCCGCGTCGCCGAGGCGTGGCGCGCGTGGGCGGCCGACGCAGACGGCTGGTTGCTGATGCCGCACGGCGAGATCATCGCTCGCGCCTAG
- a CDS encoding M3 family metallopeptidase encodes MNDPSNPFLEPSPLPYRLPLFALIRPQHYREAIELGMQQQRVAVEAIATDAAPATFANTIVALERSGELLRRVLPVFANASSADSDAAIDALEVEFAPVLAAHRDAIRLDPRLYARLVALHASRDGLELDAESVRLLEQYHRRATLAGAALNDAERAELTALNTRVSELTTDFQQRLLADSNALAVHLTDADELAGLDEGRRSAAREAAAVRGLDGWLITLVLPTGQPALAALERDEVRDRLFQASRSRGCRGGDHDTRATLLELVRLRADRARLLGFDDHAAAVTVDETAGTPEAVAGLLGRLVPAATANARREAQALAEQATALGRRPVEASDWALLSESVRRERFDVDLRSMRPYFEFDRVLTRGVFHAATLLYGLRFTERTDLVGYHPETRVFEVFEEDGSPVGLYLLDLYTRDSKRGGAWMSSLVEQSALEDALPVVVNNLNVPRPAAGEPTLLTLDETETLFHEFGHALHGLLSRVVHPSLSGTNVYRDFVELPSQVNELWVLRPEVLGEYAIHHETGERMPQQLVDRLLASRTFDEGFATTEYLAAAVLDQAWYGLSPDEAAAVTDVAEFERTALAAAGLDDRLVPPRYSSTYFAHVFAGGYDAGYYSYIWSEVPGADIMAWFEANGGATRANGARFREEILAPGGSRDPRESIRLLLGREPEIAALLERRGLS; translated from the coding sequence ATGAACGACCCGTCCAACCCGTTCCTCGAGCCGAGCCCGCTGCCGTACCGGCTCCCGCTCTTCGCCCTCATCCGGCCCCAGCACTACCGGGAGGCGATCGAGCTCGGCATGCAGCAGCAGCGCGTCGCGGTCGAGGCGATCGCCACGGATGCCGCGCCGGCGACGTTCGCGAACACGATCGTCGCGCTCGAACGCTCGGGTGAGCTGCTCCGGCGGGTGCTGCCCGTCTTCGCGAATGCGAGCTCGGCCGACAGCGACGCCGCGATCGATGCCCTCGAGGTCGAGTTCGCGCCGGTGCTCGCCGCCCACCGGGACGCGATCCGGCTCGACCCGCGCCTCTACGCGCGGCTCGTCGCCCTGCACGCCTCGCGGGACGGGCTCGAGCTCGATGCCGAATCGGTTCGGCTGCTCGAGCAGTACCACCGGAGGGCGACCCTCGCCGGTGCAGCACTGAACGACGCCGAACGCGCCGAGCTCACGGCGCTGAACACCCGCGTCTCCGAGCTCACGACCGACTTCCAGCAGCGCCTGCTCGCCGACAGCAACGCCCTCGCGGTGCACCTCACCGACGCCGACGAGCTCGCAGGACTCGACGAGGGGCGACGCTCGGCCGCACGCGAGGCCGCAGCCGTGCGCGGTCTCGACGGCTGGCTCATCACGCTCGTGCTGCCGACCGGGCAGCCGGCTCTCGCGGCGCTCGAGCGCGACGAGGTGCGCGATCGGCTGTTCCAGGCATCACGGTCCCGCGGATGCCGCGGCGGCGACCACGACACCCGGGCGACACTCCTCGAACTCGTGCGCCTCCGCGCGGATCGTGCACGCCTGCTCGGCTTCGACGATCATGCCGCCGCGGTCACCGTCGACGAGACCGCGGGCACTCCCGAGGCCGTCGCCGGGCTCCTCGGCCGGCTCGTGCCGGCCGCGACCGCGAACGCCAGGCGCGAGGCGCAGGCCCTCGCCGAGCAGGCGACGGCGCTCGGGCGGCGACCGGTCGAGGCATCCGACTGGGCGCTGCTCAGCGAGTCTGTGCGGCGCGAGCGCTTCGACGTGGACCTGCGGTCGATGCGCCCGTACTTCGAGTTCGACCGTGTGCTCACCCGCGGCGTCTTCCACGCCGCGACGCTGCTCTACGGGCTGCGGTTCACCGAGCGCACCGATCTCGTCGGGTACCACCCCGAGACCCGCGTCTTCGAGGTCTTCGAGGAGGACGGCTCGCCCGTCGGTCTCTACCTGCTCGACCTGTACACGCGCGACTCGAAGCGCGGCGGCGCCTGGATGAGCTCCCTCGTCGAGCAATCCGCCCTCGAGGACGCCCTGCCCGTCGTCGTGAACAACCTGAACGTGCCGCGTCCCGCCGCGGGCGAGCCGACGCTGCTCACGCTCGACGAGACCGAGACGCTCTTCCACGAGTTCGGCCATGCCCTGCACGGACTGCTCTCACGCGTCGTGCATCCGTCGCTCTCGGGCACGAACGTGTACCGCGACTTCGTCGAGCTGCCAAGCCAGGTCAACGAGCTCTGGGTGCTGCGACCCGAAGTGCTCGGTGAGTACGCGATCCATCACGAGACCGGCGAGCGGATGCCGCAGCAGCTCGTCGACCGACTCCTGGCGTCGCGCACGTTCGACGAGGGCTTCGCCACCACCGAGTACCTCGCCGCCGCAGTGCTCGACCAGGCCTGGTACGGGCTCTCCCCTGATGAGGCGGCCGCCGTCACCGACGTGGCCGAGTTCGAGCGCACGGCTCTCGCCGCCGCCGGCCTCGACGACCGGCTCGTGCCGCCGCGGTACTCGAGCACCTACTTCGCCCACGTCTTCGCTGGCGGCTACGACGCCGGATACTACTCCTACATCTGGAGCGAGGTGCCGGGCGCCGACATCATGGCGTGGTTCGAGGCGAACGGCGGCGCCACGCGCGCGAACGGCGCGCGATTCCGCGAGGAGATCCTCGCTCCCGGAGGCTCGCGCGACCCGCGCGAGTCGATCCGCCTGCTGCTCGGGCGCGAGCCCGAGATCGCCGCGCTCCTCGAGCGGCGCGGTCTCTCCTGA
- a CDS encoding metal-sulfur cluster assembly factor, whose amino-acid sequence MVTSLAPERFDQVTEALKDVMDPELGVNIVDLGLIYDLGWDDENDALVIHMTLTSAGCPLTDVIEEQTAEALDGTVDAFRINWVWMPPWGPERITDDGRDMMRALGFAI is encoded by the coding sequence ATGGTCACCTCCCTCGCGCCCGAGCGCTTCGACCAGGTCACCGAAGCGCTCAAAGACGTCATGGACCCCGAGCTCGGGGTCAACATCGTCGACCTCGGCCTCATCTACGACCTCGGCTGGGACGACGAGAACGACGCACTGGTCATCCACATGACGCTCACGAGCGCCGGGTGCCCCCTCACCGACGTCATCGAGGAGCAGACCGCAGAGGCGCTCGACGGCACGGTCGACGCGTTCCGCATCAACTGGGTGTGGATGCCGCCGTGGGGTCCCGAGCGCATCACCGACGACGGCCGCGACATGATGCGGGCGCTCGGCTTCGCGATCTGA